The Colletotrichum higginsianum IMI 349063 chromosome 2, whole genome shotgun sequence genome has a segment encoding these proteins:
- a CDS encoding SnoaL-like polyketide cyclase, whose amino-acid sequence MDYEKGKSFGASSYPPSYMSDHQEAPAYHTPRFNYAATDSSTLVPATARFPPTFSCYGQWKWKELYTLGPSSDEKLFAVSFDTKLFSKKQSLFLHGGSSDKAPIVATTSRKSHGWHDRATITLHRDNGDDQEIQFERPENASWTKSEVRAFRIEVRKGVVEEFQWRTSHGDEIKELAGHSYGWKLVHMGRPQHGGGGGGGGGGQSFGYTSDGHEVVAVLAHNMSWSMTKGYNFGFLGTGLTGIWGAEWETAAVISGFWLWHLSLTNAGANSSAAAGASAAVAAC is encoded by the coding sequence ATGGACTACGAGAAGGGCAAGTCGTTTGGAGCCTCGAGCTACCCTCCCTCTTACATGAGCGACCACCAAGAGGCGCCGGCATATCACACCCCTAGATTCAACTACGCGGCGACGGACTCTAGTACGCTGGTCCCCGCAACCGCCAGGTTTCCTCCGACGTTCAGCTGCTACGGGCAGTGGAAATGGAAGGAACTGTACACCCTCGGCCCGTCCTCGGACGAGAAGTTGTTCGCCGTCTCCTTCGACACCAAGCTCTTCTCCAAGAAGCAGTCGCTCTTCCTCCACGGCGGCTCGAGCGACAAAGCGCCGATCGTCGCCACGACGAGCAGGAAGTCTCACGGGTGGCATGACCGGGCCACCATCACCCTCCACAGAGACAACGGAGACGACCAGGAGATCCAGTTCGAGAGGCCGGAGAACGCGAGCTGGACGAAGAGCGAAGTGCGCGCCTTCCGCATCGAGGTGCGCAAGGGGGTCGTGGAGGAGTTCCAGTGGAGGACGTCGCACGGGGACGAGATCAAGGAGCTCGCCGGCCACTCGTACGGGTGGAAGCTGGTGCACATGGGTCGACCgcagcacggcggcggcggcggcggcggcggcggggggcaGTCCTTCGGCTACACGAGCGACGGCcacgaggtcgtcgccgtgCTGGCCCACAACATGTCGTGGAGCATGACCAAAGGGTACAACTTTGGCTTTCTGGGCACCGGTTTGACGGGGATTTGGGGCGCCGAGtgggagacggcggccgtCATTTCCGGCTTTTGGCTGTGGCATCTTTCGCTCAccaacgccggcgccaacTCTTCTGCTGCGGCCGGCGCATCGGCTGCGGTGGCCGCATGCTAA
- a CDS encoding Endo-chitosanase: MLPRINLFVLLTLVVTPVLTLDVPSNVKDFYSFVRGRNKCKHALSKGFHSSEGDSGDFVYCGDYLDEYQIIYLQGKNGQLANMDVDCDGAQGGGDGRCASSTDTQSETTFRDTLRGYGTGGRDLNASLHSYVVFGNEGTKSGWPTFDPTQHGVRPLSLMAIVCNDRLVMELLLIVGWGVYGIWGDTNGDDGPEAMVGEASISLATACYGNSVNGNSGHDDNDVLYIAFTGDEAVPGANGAAWNATNSEVFADSITELGNRLVARVGSGCGGGPSVEKWPMYFAAVIGIALIMS; encoded by the exons ATGTTACCTCGGATCAACCTCTTCGTCTTGTTGACCCTGGTAGTCACACCGGTGCTGACCCTCGACGTGCCGAGCAACGTGAAGGACTTCTACAGCTTTGTCCGAGGCCGGAACAAGTGCAAACACGCCCTCTCAAAAGGGTTTCACAGCAGCGAGGGGGACAGTGGAG ACTTCGTCTACTGCGGAGATTACCTGGACGAGTACCAAATCATCTACCTCCAAGGCAAGAATggccagctcgccaacaTGGACGTGGACTGCGACGGCGCGCAGGGCGGAGGGGACGGACGATGCGCGAGCTCCACCGATACCCAATCTGAGACGACATTCCGCGACACTCTGAGAGGGTACGGCACAGGCGGTCGAGACCTCAATGCCTCGCTGCATTCCtacgtcgtcttcggcaacGAGGGGACGAAGAGCGGCTGGCCGACTTTCGACCCGACCCAGCACGGCGTCCGGCCGCTCAGCCTCATGGCCATCGTATGCAACGACAGACTGGTAATGGAACTCTTGCTGATCGTTGGGTGGGGT GTTTACGGCATCTGGGGAGAcaccaacggcgacgacgggcccGAAGCCATGGTCGGCGAGGCGTCCATCTCTCTAGCTACCGCTTGCTACGGCAACAGCGTCAACGGCAATTCGGGgcacgacgacaacgacgtccTGTACATCGCCTTCACGGGGGACGAGGCCGTTCCCGGGGCGAATGGCGCCGCCTGGAACGCCACGAACTCGGAGGTTTTCGCCGACAGCATAACGGAGCTGGGGAACAGGCTTGTTGCGCGCGTCGGGAGCGGCTGTGGCGGCGGTCCATCCGTGGAGAAGTGGCCCATGTATTTTGCAGCCGTTATTGGGATTGCCCTGATCATGAGCTGA
- a CDS encoding Dienelactone hydrolase: MLAINFFSFVLGFALFLGASGDYVADLSLLAFTGTPVGKVVPFDGLISASQATRLQLTSPVDLYVSMPRNQSGKTNGTTARTRFGVLLLTDIYGIQSRENKLFVPPMFISVTTQVADPGTASLVDSFARAGYVAVAPDLFENKPKSEDPMASFNGTEFFRAHGPAVTDPKVEKTIAYMRDKMDIQKIASTG, encoded by the exons ATGCTGGCCATTAATTTCTTCTCTTTTGTGTTGGGCTTTGCGCTCTTCCTTGGAGCATCAGGTGATTATGTCGCTGACCTTTCCCTCTTGGCCTTTACCGGCACGCCGGTCGGCAAGGTCGTCCCATTCGATGGCC TGATTAGTGCATCGCAAGCCACGAGACTCCAGCTGACGAGCCCAGTCGATCTCTACGTATCGATGCCACGGAACCAGAGCGGCAAAACCAACGGCACAACAGCGCGAACCCGGTTTGGGGTTCTACTGTTGACTGATATCTATGGGATCCAATCAAGGGAGAACAAACTGTTCGTCCCACCAATGTTCATC TCTGTGACGACACAAGTCGCTGACCCAGGAACCGCCAGTCTCGTCGATAGCTTCGCGCGCGCGGGCTACGTGGCAGTCGCCCCAGACCTGTTCGAAAACAAACCGAAATCCGAGGACCCCATGGCGAGCTTTAACGGGACCGAGTTCTTTAGGGCGCATGGTCCCGCCGTCACCGACCCGAAAGTCGAGAAGACCATCGCCTACATGCGTGACAAGATGGACATACAGAAGATTGCGTCTACGGgataa
- a CDS encoding Short-chain dehydrogenase/reductase family Oxidoreductase, translated as MLPKRRVEIEAAMGTTGQPYTITLYGGTPHGFATNPDLSIPVQKAAKEDAFLQAVRFYETWL; from the coding sequence ATGCTGCCCAAGAGGAGAGTCGAGAtcgaggcggcgatgggcaCAACAGGCCAGCCGTATACAATAACACTCTACGGTGGGACGCCGCACGGGTTCGCCACAAACCCCGACCTCAGCATCCCCGTGCAAAAAGCCGCAAAGGAAGACGCGTTTCTGCAAGCTGTGCGGTTCTACGAGACTTGGCTATGA
- a CDS encoding Short-chain dehydrogenase/reductase family Oxidoreductase codes for MASSFRNRVIIVIGSASGMGLAAAKTLLAEGAKVGMSDVNGAALDRVVQELDTEQQTRVFHRAADVTDRQSVKGFLEETKSRFGSVDGVANFAGCGGHELGTQSIWETSDEEFEFITSLNIRGAFHVLAEALKPGYLSHGGSFVHVGSMFSLQGFYKGAVFAGSKHASLGMVKSAAKEVGGRARVNCVLPGAIDTPMHRANLARVPKDFPAPTIVGKAKEVADVTVFLLSEKSAFVNGAAWNVDGGAAL; via the exons aTGGCTTCGAGCTTCAGGAACAGAGTCATCATCGTGATTGGCTCCGCGTCTGGCATgggcctcgccgcggccAAGACCCTCCTCGCCGAAGGGGCCAAAGTCGGAATGTCCGATGTAAACGGCGCAGCCCTCGACAGAGTCGTCCAAGAATTAGACACGGAGCAACAAACCCGAGTCTTCCACAGAGCCGCGGACGTCACCGACCGCCAGTCCGTCAAAGGGTTCCTGGAAGAGACGAAGTCCCGTTTCGGCAgcgtcgatggcgtcgccAATTTCGCAGGGTGCGGCGGCCACGAGCTGGGCACGCAGTCGATCTGGGAGACCAGCGACGAGGAGTTCGAGTTCATCACGAGCCTCAACATCCGAGGAGCCTTCCACGTCCTGGCCGAAGCCCTCAAGCCCGGGTATCTTTCCCACGGAGGAAGTTTCGTACACGTCGGGAGCATGTTCTCGCTTCAAGGCTTCTACAAGGGCGCCGTCTTTGCCGGCTCGAAGCATGCTTCGTTGGGAATGGTCAAGAGCGCAGCCAAGGAAGTCGGCGGGAGAGCCAGGGTCAACTGCGTCTTGCC TGGTGCGATCGATACGCCAATGCATCGGGCCAATCTTGCTCGAGTCCCGAAGGACTTCCCGGCTCCGACCATTGTTGGAAAGGCAAAAGAGGTCGCGGACGTGACGGTTTTTCTGCTCAGCGAGAAGAGCGCGTTTGTCAATGGGGCGGCTTGGAATGTCGATGGCGGTGCTGCTTTGTGA